A genome region from Chloroflexota bacterium includes the following:
- a CDS encoding PDZ domain-containing protein, with translation MSKTKLLVISIAGAGIVVVLLGLFLFSGRTEDEVLSRPAAVEKTSIGLGIIYLPVTQGLSEYYGLDVDYGALVTEVIPGSPADRSGIQVGDVIIAFDDAALEPKARLLGMMMACPAGHIVTLEVRRGTETKVIEIFHTTGQK, from the coding sequence ATGAGTAAGACTAAATTACTAGTAATTTCTATTGCCGGTGCTGGCATAGTTGTGGTGTTGCTTGGTCTCTTCCTTTTCTCTGGAAGAACAGAAGACGAAGTATTATCTCGGCCCGCGGCAGTGGAAAAAACGTCCATAGGTCTCGGAATCATTTATCTCCCTGTCACTCAAGGGCTATCAGAGTACTATGGGCTTGACGTGGATTACGGTGCTCTCGTCACTGAGGTAATACCAGGTAGCCCTGCCGACCGAAGCGGCATACAGGTGGGAGACGTCATCATCGCGTTTGATGACGCCGCACTGGAGCCGAAAGCCCGACTCTTAGGCATGATGATGGCGTGCCCTGCGGGTCATATAGTAACACTTGAGGTCAGGAGGGGAACGGAGACAAAGGTGATAGAAATTTTCCACACAACTGGTCAGAAGTAA
- a CDS encoding HAMP domain-containing protein translates to MPIRWRLTLWFALILCAILILSGIVLHILLQRYLIAQVDENLSIYSARVHGTLHPQEIPDPLDYEVIHSKLPPINEFASPGIYIQLIDRGGNVVVKSNNLGEQELPVNPSLISQGFAGNVAIETVAAGGSASVRMMVSPLYLRDQILLLEVAHSLNHIDAAMSRVRWALLASILVALILASVSGAAVVRGALAPVSRITKTAKDIETSSDLSRRVDYKGTSDEIGELAATFDHMIRHLDKVFQSQRYFVADASHELRGPLTVIRGNLDLLKRKLGEEERRESLKAIERESIGMSKIVDDFLLLAEVESGQPAQQQRVPLKNILAEEIKRAKALVGGRKIILERQEDLTVQGDPQRLRQLLANLVDNAIKYTLEDGTITLSLFRDGSWARLEVADSGIGIPPEHLPHIFDRFYRVDKARSRGSGGTGLGLAIVKSIAEQHDGEVTVTSESGKGSKFTVWLKL, encoded by the coding sequence ATGCCGATTCGCTGGCGGCTGACTTTGTGGTTTGCCCTGATATTATGTGCCATACTGATTCTATCCGGTATCGTGCTCCATATTTTACTGCAACGCTACCTCATTGCTCAGGTAGACGAAAATCTCAGCATCTATTCAGCGCGCGTACACGGCACGCTTCACCCACAGGAAATTCCCGACCCTCTGGATTATGAGGTTATTCACTCCAAGTTACCACCAATCAACGAGTTTGCATCACCTGGAATTTATATCCAGTTGATAGACCGAGGCGGGAACGTAGTGGTGAAATCGAACAACCTTGGTGAGCAAGAACTGCCGGTAAATCCGTCTCTGATTTCGCAGGGCTTTGCTGGAAATGTGGCCATAGAGACGGTAGCCGCCGGTGGTAGTGCCAGCGTTCGGATGATGGTTTCGCCACTGTATCTAAGAGACCAGATTCTTCTCCTGGAGGTAGCTCATTCCTTAAACCACATAGATGCCGCAATGAGCCGGGTGAGATGGGCTCTACTGGCAAGCATTCTGGTGGCCCTCATACTGGCCTCGGTATCCGGCGCAGCCGTAGTCCGTGGTGCCCTGGCACCGGTCAGCCGGATTACAAAAACAGCCAAGGACATCGAAACAAGTTCCGACCTCAGCCGCCGTGTCGACTATAAAGGGACCTCGGATGAGATAGGGGAGCTGGCAGCCACCTTTGACCATATGATTCGGCACCTGGACAAAGTATTTCAATCCCAGAGATATTTCGTAGCAGACGCATCACATGAGCTAAGAGGGCCATTAACCGTCATCCGCGGTAACCTTGATTTGCTGAAACGCAAGCTCGGTGAGGAAGAAAGACGCGAGTCGCTAAAAGCCATTGAGCGCGAGTCAATTGGAATGTCCAAGATTGTCGATGACTTTCTCCTTCTCGCTGAGGTGGAGTCGGGGCAGCCAGCACAGCAGCAAAGGGTTCCGCTCAAAAACATTCTTGCAGAGGAAATAAAGAGAGCCAAGGCTTTGGTCGGAGGACGAAAGATTATCTTAGAGCGTCAGGAAGATTTGACAGTGCAAGGTGACCCTCAGCGGCTGAGACAGTTACTGGCGAATCTGGTTGACAATGCCATCAAATATACCCTGGAGGATGGCACTATTACGCTTTCGTTGTTTCGAGATGGTTCATGGGCGCGTCTGGAAGTGGCTGACAGTGGAATCGGAATCCCCCCGGAGCACCTTCCACACATATTCGACCGCTTCTACCGGGTCGACAAGGCTCGGTCCCGTGGCAGCGGCGGTACGGGATTGGGTTTGGCCATCGTAAAAAGCATAGCCGAGCAGCACGACGGTGAGGTCACTGTCACCAGTGAATCGGGCAAAGGCAGTAAATTTACTGTCTGGTTAAAACTCTAA
- a CDS encoding response regulator transcription factor, with protein sequence MRILVVDDDPEIISFVRRGLAYEGYEVDTAADGSEALAKAREKEPDLVILDIMMPGIDGIEVSKRLRQGGDVPILMLTAKGTVADKVVGLESGADDYLVKPFAFDELLARVRALLRRRQPGEEETLRFSDLSLNTATREVKRGNDPIELTAQEFDLLELFMRHPRQVLKRDLIYDRVWGYDFEGESNVIEVYIRYLRSKLEVRDRPRLIHTVRGVGYVMKE encoded by the coding sequence ATGCGCATTCTGGTTGTTGATGATGATCCCGAGATTATAAGCTTTGTCAGGCGTGGTCTGGCCTATGAGGGCTATGAAGTCGACACTGCAGCTGACGGCTCGGAAGCACTGGCCAAAGCGCGGGAAAAAGAACCTGACCTGGTCATACTGGACATCATGATGCCCGGGATTGACGGCATTGAGGTAAGTAAGCGCCTGCGGCAGGGAGGTGATGTTCCCATCCTCATGCTTACCGCCAAGGGGACTGTCGCTGACAAAGTGGTCGGACTTGAGAGCGGTGCTGACGATTATCTGGTCAAGCCGTTTGCCTTTGATGAACTTCTGGCGAGAGTCAGGGCTTTGCTTAGACGTCGCCAACCCGGGGAAGAGGAAACGCTCCGCTTTAGCGACCTATCGTTGAATACGGCGACCAGAGAGGTGAAGCGGGGCAATGACCCAATAGAGCTAACCGCCCAGGAGTTTGACCTGCTTGAGCTGTTCATGCGCCACCCACGCCAGGTACTCAAAAGAGACCTCATTTACGACAGAGTCTGGGGGTATGACTTCGAAGGCGAATCCAATGTAATCGAAGTCTACATACGTTATCTGAGGTCCAAGTTAGAGGTTCGTGACAGACCCAGGCTGATTCATACGGTTCGTGGTGTGGGATACGTTATGAAGGAGTAG
- a CDS encoding cupredoxin domain-containing protein produces the protein MGEGETIEEVDEEEVLTDEFHRWEPSALVVYKGDTVKLEVSNPRSKVHSLVLPDFGVVTPELEPRGGTATVEFVADKAGVFQYACGVPYDREGGALDCDLDHQRQVGYLIVLNR, from the coding sequence ATGGGCGAAGGGGAAACTATCGAGGAAGTAGATGAAGAGGAAGTTTTGACTGACGAATTTCACCGCTGGGAGCCGTCTGCTTTAGTAGTATACAAGGGTGATACCGTCAAACTTGAAGTGTCCAATCCTCGAAGCAAAGTCCACAGTCTTGTTCTTCCCGACTTCGGTGTGGTTACACCCGAGCTGGAACCCCGGGGCGGCACGGCTACCGTGGAGTTCGTCGCCGATAAGGCCGGTGTCTTCCAGTATGCCTGTGGTGTTCCCTATGACCGCGAGGGCGGAGCACTCGACTGCGACCTGGACCACCAGCGCCAGGTAGGATATCTAATCGTCTTGAATCGGTAA